One Streptomyces sp. P9-A2 DNA window includes the following coding sequences:
- a CDS encoding MFS transporter → MKHWRALIVLGTAQFLMVLDTSVMNVSISQLVEDFDTEVTAIQAVITLYALVMAAFMIIGGRFGDILGRRRMFLLGLVVYGVGSALTAVAPTLWVLTLGWSVIEGLGAAMVLPAMVALVAESYRGKDRAVAYAVIGGLAGAGIAVGPLLGGWVTTYLTWRLVFAGEVVVVVAVLLCRRVIATPVRTGSPPRLDGVGAVLSAAGLGLGVFGVLQSSTWGWVQPRNPPFTVFGFAPTLFVVGAGVATLALFRYWERRRDDRGADPLVHLSLLGRPVLRSGLLMLLSQNLILLGLFFTIPLYLQVVQGFDAFQTGLRLLPVSATMLVTSLCASSLGPVVGPRRVVRLALVILTAAIVWLLATIDPVIDDAQFAGAMALLGVGVGLLASQLGNVVQSSVGDEERSEAGGLQFTAQNLGSALGTALIGSILIGALAHVLTTQVADNPRLSEETREQAGVALQAGVTFVSTDQVRSAAERAGLPPSEVDAVADSYASAQLGGLKAAILATGGIALASFLVTPHLPTARGSRPRQPDADAPAGATGAMR, encoded by the coding sequence GTGAAGCACTGGAGGGCCCTGATCGTCCTCGGTACGGCCCAGTTCCTGATGGTCCTGGACACCTCCGTCATGAACGTCTCCATCAGTCAGCTGGTCGAGGACTTCGACACCGAGGTCACCGCCATCCAGGCCGTCATCACGCTGTACGCGCTGGTCATGGCCGCGTTCATGATCATCGGCGGTAGGTTCGGGGACATCCTGGGGCGTCGCCGCATGTTCCTTCTGGGGCTGGTCGTCTACGGCGTGGGGTCGGCCCTGACCGCTGTGGCGCCCACGCTGTGGGTCCTCACGCTGGGCTGGTCCGTCATCGAGGGGCTCGGAGCCGCCATGGTGCTGCCGGCCATGGTCGCCCTCGTCGCGGAGTCGTACCGCGGGAAGGACCGGGCTGTCGCCTACGCGGTCATCGGCGGGCTCGCCGGCGCCGGGATCGCGGTCGGCCCACTGCTGGGCGGCTGGGTGACGACGTATCTCACCTGGCGGCTGGTCTTCGCCGGCGAGGTCGTGGTCGTCGTGGCCGTCCTGCTGTGCCGTCGGGTGATCGCGACGCCCGTCCGGACCGGCTCGCCTCCCCGGCTGGACGGCGTCGGTGCCGTGCTCTCGGCGGCCGGACTGGGTCTGGGCGTGTTCGGCGTGCTGCAGAGCAGCACGTGGGGATGGGTGCAGCCCCGGAATCCTCCCTTCACCGTGTTCGGCTTCGCCCCGACGCTGTTCGTCGTCGGCGCCGGAGTGGCCACCCTGGCCCTCTTCCGGTACTGGGAGCGGCGTCGTGACGATCGAGGCGCCGACCCCCTTGTGCATCTGTCCCTGTTGGGCAGGCCCGTGCTGCGGTCCGGCCTGCTGATGCTGCTGAGCCAGAACCTCATCCTGCTGGGACTGTTCTTCACCATCCCGCTGTACTTGCAGGTGGTTCAGGGGTTCGACGCCTTCCAGACAGGGCTGCGCCTGCTCCCGGTGTCCGCCACCATGCTCGTGACCTCCCTGTGCGCGTCCTCGCTGGGACCGGTGGTGGGGCCGCGCCGGGTGGTCCGGCTGGCCCTGGTGATCCTGACGGCGGCCATCGTGTGGCTGCTGGCCACCATCGACCCGGTCATCGACGACGCGCAGTTCGCCGGTGCCATGGCCCTGCTGGGCGTGGGCGTCGGCCTGCTCGCCTCGCAGTTGGGCAACGTCGTCCAGTCCAGCGTCGGCGACGAGGAACGCAGTGAGGCCGGAGGGCTTCAGTTCACGGCGCAGAATCTGGGCTCGGCGCTGGGCACCGCTCTCATCGGGTCGATCCTCATCGGTGCGCTGGCCCACGTCCTCACCACGCAGGTGGCGGACAACCCGCGGCTGTCGGAGGAGACCCGTGAGCAGGCCGGTGTCGCTCTCCAGGCCGGAGTCACCTTCGTCTCCACCGATCAGGTGCGCTCGGCGGCCGAGCGTGCCGGGTTGCCGCCGTCCGAGGTCGACGCCGTCGCGGACTCCTACGCCTCCGCGCAGCTGGGCGGTCTGAAGGCGGCGATCCTGGCCACCGGCGGCATCGCGCTCGCCAGTTTCCTGGTCACACCGCACCTCCCGACCGCCCGGGGAAGCCGTCCGCGACAGCCGGATGCCGACGCTCCGGCCGGAGCGACCGGAGCGATGCGCTGA
- a CDS encoding HdeD family acid-resistance protein: MTMPRGPASRTGEEHRPDGTGPGPGGDSTYVLARLGRSWTWLLGSAVSTLVPGVLVLVWPEGTLHVLAVLVGLYLLVTGAFRFVAVFGREEHGERIPGLLLAVLYVLAGVLCLRNPLQTVAALSLIVGVVWLVSGILTLYTAIAAQDLPHRGVVLGVAVLGIVAGIVVLALPAESARALTRLLGLWLVLLGLAEAVVALAWRAALRKTHTRGPHAPAGAA, from the coding sequence ATGACCATGCCGCGTGGTCCGGCATCGCGCACCGGAGAAGAGCACCGACCCGACGGGACGGGCCCCGGCCCGGGAGGCGACTCCACATACGTACTCGCGCGGCTCGGCCGTTCATGGACCTGGCTCCTCGGCTCTGCCGTCTCGACACTGGTACCGGGCGTCCTGGTACTGGTCTGGCCGGAGGGGACCCTGCACGTCCTGGCCGTCCTCGTCGGCCTGTACCTGCTGGTGACCGGGGCGTTCCGGTTCGTGGCCGTCTTCGGCCGGGAGGAGCACGGTGAACGGATCCCAGGGTTGCTCCTGGCCGTGCTGTACGTCCTGGCCGGGGTGCTGTGCCTGCGAAACCCGCTGCAGACCGTCGCCGCGCTCTCGCTGATCGTCGGCGTCGTCTGGCTCGTGTCCGGCATCCTCACCCTCTACACGGCCATCGCCGCCCAGGACCTGCCGCACCGCGGCGTCGTCCTGGGCGTCGCGGTGCTCGGCATCGTCGCGGGGATCGTGGTGCTCGCCCTGCCGGCGGAGTCGGCCCGCGCCCTGACCCGGCTGCTCGGCCTGTGGCTCGTCCTGCTCGGCCTGGCCGAGGCGGTGGTCGCTCTCGCATGGCGGGCCGCGCTCCGCAAGACACACACCAGAGGGCCGCACGCTCCCGCCGGGGCGGCCTGA
- a CDS encoding SHOCT domain-containing protein — protein MSAQTYLAYDYPLLSAFWTMFWFFLWIMWFVLLFRIITDIFRDDRLSGWAKTGWLVFCIVLPFLGVFVYVIARGKNMGRREVSQARAQQEEFNAYIRKTATDGRSSSVDELARLSEIRAHGDITDEEFRRAKELVLTGHGPAEH, from the coding sequence ATGAGCGCACAGACCTACCTGGCGTACGACTACCCGCTGCTGAGCGCTTTCTGGACCATGTTCTGGTTCTTCCTGTGGATCATGTGGTTCGTCCTGCTCTTCCGGATCATCACCGACATCTTCCGCGACGACCGGCTGAGCGGCTGGGCGAAGACCGGCTGGCTGGTGTTCTGCATCGTCCTGCCCTTCCTGGGCGTGTTCGTCTACGTGATCGCCCGCGGCAAGAACATGGGCCGCCGAGAGGTCTCCCAGGCACGCGCGCAGCAGGAGGAGTTCAACGCCTACATCAGGAAGACCGCGACCGACGGCCGGTCCAGCAGCGTCGACGAGCTCGCCAGGCTGTCCGAGATCCGCGCCCACGGCGACATCACGGACGAGGAGTTCCGCAGGGCGAAGGAACTGGTCCTGACCGGCCACGGTCCGGCGGAGCACTAG
- a CDS encoding DUF7144 family membrane protein produces MSATHTGPVHTARQEWATGLTVFAAVMLFLVGLLDLLRGIMAIAEDDVFVTTPHYVFEFDLTSWGWIHLVLGVIAVIVSIGLLRTATWARVTGVAIAGLVIIANFLSMPYYPLWSVVMIAISGFIIWALCVVERGNLSDLSGERTPRDG; encoded by the coding sequence ATGAGCGCGACGCACACCGGGCCGGTACACACGGCGAGGCAGGAATGGGCGACCGGCCTGACCGTCTTCGCGGCCGTGATGCTCTTCCTCGTCGGCCTGCTCGACCTCCTCCGGGGCATCATGGCCATCGCCGAGGACGACGTCTTCGTCACGACACCCCACTACGTGTTCGAGTTCGACCTGACCAGCTGGGGCTGGATCCACCTCGTTCTGGGCGTGATCGCCGTGATCGTCAGCATCGGACTGCTCCGGACCGCGACATGGGCGCGCGTCACCGGTGTGGCCATCGCCGGACTCGTCATCATCGCCAACTTCCTCTCCATGCCGTACTACCCGTTGTGGTCGGTCGTGATGATCGCCATCTCGGGCTTCATCATCTGGGCCCTGTGCGTGGTCGAGCGCGGCAACCTCTCCGACCTGTCGGGGGAGCGCACACCGCGCGACGGGTGA
- a CDS encoding diacylglycerol/lipid kinase family protein, whose translation MERHRGDTRGPDRAGAATAREGGAGRARLALLALLGSILVPLVAAGLRSVLWVLVGIAGLALTAVGVWWVLAHTGALRVLGAVLSVAAPVTVLALYAAFGMLGPALLSLALWALAVTAARTAPAPGRTLSGQAVAEDPHAPWILMNPRSGGGKVDRFHLVEKARAAGCKVVLLGEGLPGQNVAELARQAVAEGADLLAVAGGDGTQALVAEVAARHDLPFVVVPAGTRNHFALDLGLDRDDPAAALQALTDGVELRVDLGYAADRVFVNNASFGTYASVVTDPAYRDAKARTTLRALPGLLTGEAALRLRIRAGRTRVDGLQALLVSNNPYGRAVDAARPGRRERLDSGLLGLVCVRVGTTAEAARIVRGPRSGELVRLNAGEVVVEAGTDTLPVGIDGEHVVLPSPVVCRSAPGALRVRVPRSRPHTLRGGGATADWPRVARLALGSLFPARGQHRISGPGPARGGRDG comes from the coding sequence GTGGAACGGCACAGAGGTGACACGAGGGGGCCGGACCGGGCAGGGGCCGCGACCGCACGCGAAGGCGGTGCCGGACGGGCCCGCCTCGCCCTGCTCGCCCTCCTGGGAAGCATCCTGGTGCCGCTCGTCGCCGCCGGCCTGCGGAGCGTGCTGTGGGTACTGGTCGGCATCGCGGGGCTCGCGCTCACCGCCGTCGGCGTGTGGTGGGTCCTGGCCCACACGGGTGCGCTCCGCGTCCTCGGGGCGGTCCTGTCGGTGGCGGCCCCGGTCACCGTGCTCGCCCTGTACGCCGCGTTCGGCATGCTGGGGCCGGCTCTGTTGTCCCTGGCCCTGTGGGCGCTGGCCGTCACGGCGGCACGTACGGCCCCGGCACCCGGTCGCACCCTCTCCGGACAGGCTGTCGCCGAGGACCCCCACGCCCCCTGGATCCTCATGAATCCGCGCTCCGGCGGCGGCAAGGTGGACCGTTTCCATCTGGTGGAGAAGGCGCGGGCGGCGGGCTGCAAGGTGGTCCTGCTCGGCGAGGGCCTGCCGGGCCAGAACGTCGCCGAGCTGGCCCGGCAGGCCGTCGCCGAGGGAGCCGACCTGCTGGCGGTGGCGGGAGGCGACGGCACCCAGGCACTGGTGGCCGAGGTCGCGGCGCGCCACGACCTGCCCTTCGTGGTCGTCCCCGCGGGCACCCGCAACCACTTCGCCCTCGACCTCGGCCTCGACCGCGACGACCCGGCCGCAGCTCTGCAAGCCCTGACCGACGGCGTCGAACTCCGCGTCGACCTCGGGTACGCCGCGGACCGGGTCTTCGTCAACAACGCCTCGTTCGGAACGTACGCGTCCGTCGTCACCGACCCCGCGTACCGGGATGCCAAGGCCCGCACGACCCTGCGTGCCCTCCCCGGCCTCCTCACCGGCGAGGCCGCGCTCAGGTTGCGGATACGGGCCGGCCGCACACGCGTCGACGGGCTCCAGGCCCTGCTCGTCAGCAACAACCCCTACGGACGTGCCGTCGACGCGGCCCGTCCGGGGCGCAGGGAGCGGCTGGACTCGGGGCTTCTCGGCCTGGTGTGCGTGCGGGTCGGCACCACCGCCGAGGCGGCGCGCATCGTGCGCGGTCCGCGCTCCGGGGAGCTCGTCCGGCTGAACGCCGGGGAAGTCGTCGTCGAAGCCGGCACGGACACCCTCCCGGTCGGCATCGACGGAGAACACGTCGTCCTGCCGTCACCCGTCGTGTGCCGCAGCGCGCCCGGTGCACTCCGGGTCCGCGTGCCGCGCAGCCGCCCGCACACGCTGCGGGGCGGCGGAGCGACGGCCGACTGGCCGCGCGTGGCACGGTTGGCGCTGGGCAGTCTGTTCCCGGCCCGAGGACAGCACCGGATTTCCGGCCCAGGGCCGGCTCGTGGCGGCCGCGACGGCTGA
- a CDS encoding NAD-binding protein encodes MRSSVLVVLVVLMVGLEGFVAAVAAAGIRTCHDAGMRVIVVGAGQVGHTVVKSLAETPECAVIDIDETRLEAVSHAYDVQPRSEPCRRLHGDTFKE; translated from the coding sequence GTGCGGTCCAGTGTGCTCGTGGTGCTCGTGGTGCTCATGGTCGGCCTCGAGGGATTCGTCGCCGCCGTCGCGGCGGCCGGTATCCGTACGTGCCACGATGCCGGCATGCGGGTCATCGTGGTGGGCGCGGGGCAGGTCGGTCACACCGTGGTGAAGTCGCTCGCCGAGACGCCCGAGTGCGCGGTGATCGACATCGACGAGACGCGTCTGGAGGCCGTGTCGCACGCCTACGACGTTCAGCCCCGCAGCGAGCCCTGTCGTCGCCTCCATGGGGACACGTTCAAGGAGTGA
- a CDS encoding acyltransferase family protein, translating to MMDKPLPRRVTTVSTNRVGGVDRARNPWWDNTRFLSALLIVILHTGGSLLAREDVLHSFHIASWAFRVPAFVMLAGVFSNAGPLGPRSLRTLLQSIVLPALAFSLLYSLEKYWLGDEFIVHVVQLPWTLWFLMSLFFWRLLLPLVVQLRHPLLVTTGVALAVGYIEEFGLAFSASRTLVYLPLFYLGWRIGQGSLNTWFTSRWSLFVAVAGILASCVVGWLWHRDIKGNWLSMRHSYSAADPLSLEWAWVVRLLVLASAAALVLCLLRLMPRRRLPLISTLGAGGFTIYLLHPLVILPFRELGWISRVNTPVEIVGLVLCAVLLTMVLGSPPVRHLVRPLTRPSTGWLFAPATPGPQQSERIPAHVPPVPEPVRTL from the coding sequence ATGATGGACAAGCCACTCCCGAGACGTGTCACCACTGTCTCCACCAACCGCGTCGGCGGAGTGGACCGGGCCAGGAATCCGTGGTGGGACAACACCCGGTTCCTCTCCGCCTTGCTGATCGTGATTCTGCACACCGGCGGCAGCCTCCTGGCGCGAGAAGACGTGCTGCACTCCTTCCACATCGCCAGCTGGGCCTTCCGGGTGCCTGCCTTCGTCATGTTGGCCGGTGTGTTCAGCAACGCGGGGCCGCTCGGCCCCCGTTCCCTGCGTACCCTGCTGCAGAGCATCGTGCTGCCCGCACTCGCGTTCAGCTTGCTCTACTCGCTGGAGAAGTACTGGCTGGGCGACGAGTTCATCGTGCATGTCGTCCAACTGCCGTGGACTCTGTGGTTCCTGATGTCCCTCTTCTTCTGGCGGCTGCTCCTGCCGTTGGTGGTCCAGCTACGTCACCCACTGCTCGTCACCACGGGCGTCGCCCTCGCCGTGGGGTATATCGAGGAGTTCGGGCTGGCCTTCTCGGCGAGCCGCACGCTTGTCTACCTTCCACTGTTCTATCTCGGCTGGCGGATCGGCCAGGGCTCCCTGAACACCTGGTTCACCAGCCGCTGGAGCCTGTTCGTGGCGGTCGCCGGGATCCTTGCCTCCTGCGTCGTGGGGTGGCTGTGGCACAGGGACATCAAGGGCAACTGGCTTTCCATGCGCCATTCTTACTCCGCCGCCGACCCGCTGAGCCTGGAATGGGCCTGGGTCGTCCGACTGCTGGTGCTGGCCTCGGCCGCGGCCCTGGTGCTCTGTCTGCTGCGGCTGATGCCCCGGCGGCGGCTGCCACTGATCAGCACGTTGGGCGCCGGCGGGTTCACGATCTACCTACTGCACCCGCTGGTCATCTTGCCGTTCCGGGAACTGGGCTGGATATCACGGGTGAACACCCCGGTCGAGATCGTCGGCCTGGTGCTGTGCGCGGTTCTGCTGACGATGGTGCTCGGTTCCCCGCCGGTGCGCCACCTGGTCCGTCCGCTGACCCGGCCGTCCACCGGCTGGCTGTTCGCCCCCGCCACGCCCGGACCGCAGCAGTCGGAGCGGATACCTGCCCACGTACCACCCGTACCGGAGCCCGTGCGCACCCTGTAG
- a CDS encoding right-handed parallel beta-helix repeat-containing protein has protein sequence MRKYQVTCLGCAIAPLVIGMGALAPAASARSGPERVVHPGQSIQKAVDAAAPGATIVLTRGTYRGSVTITKPLTLRGAGEQTVIAPGKDEEARSACAEAGDGICVTGTDEHPVTGVRVQSLTVEGFKKNGVSATRTDQLKVHRVTARDNGRWGIAQDRSTRASLRYNTASGNGDAGLYTANVFEADAESKTFDTRGTVISGNRLTGNRIGMTTRRLGNLTVEHNVITENCAGVFVVLPRTAGDLTIRRNAVYENNTYCPAAARLPHLQGVGIVLVGTEKALVTQNVVRGNVGDSPYSGGIVVFGSMDGVSNDRNVVRDNLVLGNLPADLATRDDKGKDNKFINNVCQTSEPAGAC, from the coding sequence ATGAGGAAATACCAGGTCACATGCCTCGGTTGCGCCATCGCACCCCTCGTCATCGGGATGGGTGCCCTCGCTCCGGCCGCCTCCGCCCGCAGCGGACCCGAGAGAGTGGTTCATCCGGGCCAGTCCATCCAGAAGGCCGTCGACGCGGCCGCACCCGGAGCCACCATCGTCCTGACGCGGGGCACCTACCGCGGAAGCGTCACGATCACCAAGCCGCTGACCCTCCGGGGCGCGGGTGAGCAGACCGTGATCGCGCCCGGGAAGGACGAGGAGGCGCGGAGTGCGTGCGCCGAGGCGGGGGACGGCATCTGTGTCACCGGCACGGACGAGCACCCCGTCACCGGGGTGAGGGTCCAGTCGCTGACCGTCGAAGGGTTCAAGAAGAACGGTGTCTCGGCCACGCGCACCGACCAACTGAAAGTCCACCGGGTGACCGCCCGGGACAACGGCCGGTGGGGCATCGCGCAGGATCGCTCCACCCGCGCCTCGCTCCGCTACAACACCGCAAGCGGCAACGGCGACGCCGGACTCTACACCGCCAACGTGTTCGAGGCCGACGCGGAGAGCAAGACCTTCGACACCCGTGGCACGGTGATCAGCGGCAACCGCCTGACGGGCAACCGGATCGGCATGACCACCCGCCGACTCGGGAATCTCACCGTCGAGCACAACGTCATCACCGAGAACTGCGCAGGTGTCTTCGTCGTGCTGCCGCGCACGGCGGGCGACCTGACCATCCGCCGCAACGCGGTCTACGAGAACAACACGTACTGCCCCGCCGCCGCGCGCCTGCCCCACCTCCAGGGGGTCGGCATCGTCCTCGTCGGTACGGAGAAGGCGCTGGTGACGCAGAACGTGGTCCGCGGCAACGTGGGTGACTCGCCGTATTCCGGCGGGATCGTCGTGTTCGGCAGCATGGACGGCGTCTCCAACGACCGGAACGTCGTCCGCGACAACCTCGTGCTGGGAAACCTCCCGGCGGACCTGGCCACCCGCGACGACAAGGGTAAGGACAACAAGTTCATCAACAATGTCTGCCAGACCTCCGAACCGGCCGGCGCCTGCTGA
- a CDS encoding STAS domain-containing protein — translation MAEESVPDSEQAGRRGGLSVVTAAIDGVRVLHLTGEIDHHTCEPLRQALNTLTADRPRVVVDMSGVTFMDSSGINTLIVAYKNVTAADGWIRLAAPTVPVLRVLRLVRVDELITCYPDLSQALVP, via the coding sequence ATGGCCGAGGAATCAGTACCGGACAGCGAACAAGCCGGACGGCGCGGCGGACTGTCGGTCGTGACCGCCGCCATCGACGGCGTCCGCGTGCTCCACCTGACCGGGGAGATCGACCACCACACCTGCGAACCACTGCGGCAGGCCCTGAACACACTCACTGCCGACCGGCCCCGCGTGGTCGTCGACATGAGCGGGGTCACCTTCATGGACTCCAGCGGCATCAACACCCTCATCGTCGCCTACAAGAACGTCACCGCGGCCGACGGCTGGATCCGACTCGCCGCACCCACCGTCCCCGTACTGCGCGTCCTGCGACTCGTCCGCGTCGACGAACTCATCACCTGCTACCCCGACCTGAGCCAGGCCCTCGTTCCTTGA
- a CDS encoding ATP-binding protein, with the protein MEPVPTDEDGSALDRPAPQTTVALDEEGTSIAQARHLAADFLARVQAEHGLHVPQRALDLTQLVVSELVTNARKYAPGPVLMDLRIAGDTVEVVVWDSEPALPTARATDAGRVGQHGLEIVMAVARSLVVQREPGGKRVTARIALLDDPADSIAGRGPA; encoded by the coding sequence ATGGAACCCGTGCCTACGGACGAGGACGGATCCGCGCTGGACCGGCCGGCTCCACAGACCACAGTGGCCCTGGACGAGGAGGGCACGTCCATCGCCCAGGCCCGCCACCTCGCCGCGGACTTCCTCGCCCGGGTACAGGCCGAGCACGGCCTGCACGTCCCGCAGCGCGCTCTGGACCTGACACAGCTGGTGGTCAGCGAGCTGGTCACCAACGCACGCAAGTACGCGCCGGGCCCCGTTCTGATGGACCTGCGCATCGCGGGCGACACGGTCGAGGTGGTGGTGTGGGACTCCGAACCGGCACTGCCGACGGCCCGGGCCACCGACGCCGGGCGGGTGGGGCAGCACGGGCTGGAGATCGTCATGGCCGTCGCGCGGAGTCTCGTGGTCCAGCGCGAGCCCGGCGGCAAACGCGTCACCGCCCGCATCGCCCTGCTCGACGACCCGGCCGACAGCATCGCCGGGCGGGGCCCCGCCTGA
- a CDS encoding cold-shock protein — protein sequence MATGTVKWFNAEKGFGFIEQDGGGADVFAHYSNIAAQGFRELLEGQKVSFDIAQGQKGPTAENIVPA from the coding sequence ATGGCTACTGGCACCGTGAAGTGGTTCAACGCTGAAAAGGGCTTCGGCTTCATCGAGCAGGACGGTGGCGGCGCTGACGTGTTCGCCCACTACTCGAACATCGCCGCCCAGGGCTTCCGCGAGCTGCTCGAAGGCCAGAAGGTCAGCTTCGACATCGCGCAGGGCCAGAAGGGCCCGACGGCCGAGAACATCGTTCCCGCCTGA
- a CDS encoding DEAD/DEAH box helicase, whose protein sequence is MNRTRTNDRFGRTRNGGGAPAKNGNRFGSSSPNRSGGPARSNGHGRRPAALQGEFALPKTITPALPAVESFADLDMPKELLASLGSQGMTVPFPIQAATLPNSLAGRDVLGRGRTGSGKTLAFGLALLARTAGQRAEPGQPLGLILVPTRELAQQVTDALAPYARSVKLRLATVVGGMPISRQAGALRRGVELVVATPGRLKDLIERGDCRLDQVSVTVLDEADQMADMGFMPQVTALLDQVRPEGQRMLFSATLDRNVDLLVRRYLSDPVVHSVDPSAGAVTTMEHHVLHVHGADKHAAITEIAARDGRVIMFLDTKHAVDRLTEHLLNSGVRAASLHGGKSQPQRTRTLTQFKNGHVNVLVATNVAARGIHVDSLDLVVNVDPPTDHKDYLHRGGRTARAGESGSVVTLVTPNQRRAMTRLMEMAGIAPQTTQVRAGAEALHRITGAQAPSGVPVVITAPVVERPKRGATSRGRRRSVPAARRAPARRSVSDAAA, encoded by the coding sequence ATGAACCGCACACGCACGAACGACCGCTTCGGCCGCACTCGGAACGGCGGCGGCGCCCCCGCGAAGAACGGCAACCGGTTCGGCTCGTCGTCCCCGAACCGCTCCGGCGGACCGGCCCGTTCCAACGGTCACGGTCGCCGCCCCGCCGCGTTGCAGGGCGAGTTCGCCCTCCCGAAGACGATCACCCCGGCACTGCCCGCCGTGGAGAGCTTCGCCGATCTCGACATGCCCAAGGAACTGCTGGCCTCGCTCGGTTCGCAGGGCATGACCGTCCCGTTCCCGATCCAGGCCGCGACGTTGCCGAACTCCCTCGCCGGCCGTGACGTCCTCGGCCGGGGGCGCACCGGTTCCGGCAAGACCCTCGCCTTCGGGCTGGCCCTGCTGGCCCGTACGGCCGGGCAGCGCGCGGAGCCCGGGCAGCCGCTGGGGCTGATCCTCGTACCGACGCGTGAGCTGGCCCAGCAGGTCACCGACGCGCTGGCGCCGTACGCCCGCTCCGTGAAGCTGCGCCTGGCGACGGTCGTGGGAGGGATGCCGATCAGCAGGCAGGCCGGCGCGCTGCGCCGTGGCGTCGAGCTCGTCGTCGCCACCCCCGGACGTCTCAAGGACCTCATCGAACGCGGCGACTGCCGACTGGACCAGGTGTCCGTCACCGTCCTCGACGAAGCGGACCAGATGGCCGACATGGGCTTCATGCCGCAGGTCACCGCCCTGCTCGACCAGGTCCGTCCCGAGGGGCAGCGCATGCTGTTCTCCGCCACGCTCGACCGCAACGTCGATCTGCTCGTGCGCCGCTACCTGAGCGACCCCGTCGTGCACTCCGTCGATCCGTCGGCCGGCGCGGTCACGACGATGGAGCACCACGTGCTCCATGTCCACGGCGCCGACAAGCACGCGGCCATCACCGAGATCGCCGCACGCGACGGCCGCGTGATCATGTTCCTGGACACCAAGCACGCCGTGGACCGCCTCACCGAGCACCTTCTGAACAGCGGGGTGCGGGCCGCCTCCCTGCACGGGGGCAAGTCGCAGCCGCAGCGCACCCGCACGCTGACGCAGTTCAAGAACGGGCACGTCAACGTGCTGGTGGCGACCAACGTCGCCGCGCGCGGCATTCACGTCGACAGCCTCGACCTCGTCGTCAACGTCGACCCTCCGACCGACCACAAGGACTACCTCCACCGCGGCGGCCGCACGGCCCGCGCCGGGGAGTCGGGCAGCGTCGTCACCCTGGTCACCCCGAACCAGCGCCGCGCCATGACCCGCCTCATGGAAATGGCCGGCATCGCCCCGCAGACCACCCAGGTCCGCGCGGGCGCGGAGGCCCTGCACCGCATCACCGGCGCCCAGGCCCCCTCCGGCGTCCCGGTCGTCATCACCGCACCGGTGGTCGAACGCCCCAAGCGCGGCGCCACCTCACGCGGCCGGCGTCGCTCCGTGCCGGCGGCCCGGCGCGCGCCCGCACGGCGGTCCGTCTCCGACGCGGCAGCCTGA
- a CDS encoding CBS domain-containing protein, translating into MTLVQTHSRSTSAGTAHRTVADVMDTAGPQVWNDMTVEVALSVMAAARTGHLVVCDEDGRCTDLVTRARLTSVRDGSGYTDRVRLRDISDDGGLFASPLTTVAEAEHAMRHRRLGILPVVDAHGNALGVLALSH; encoded by the coding sequence TTGACGCTGGTCCAGACGCATTCCCGCTCGACGAGCGCCGGCACCGCGCACAGGACGGTTGCCGATGTCATGGACACGGCCGGGCCCCAGGTCTGGAACGACATGACCGTCGAGGTGGCGCTGTCCGTCATGGCCGCCGCCCGCACGGGTCACCTCGTCGTCTGTGACGAGGACGGCCGGTGCACCGACCTGGTCACCCGGGCCCGGCTCACCTCCGTACGGGACGGTTCCGGATACACCGACCGGGTCCGCCTGCGTGACATCTCCGACGACGGCGGGCTCTTCGCCTCGCCGCTGACCACGGTGGCCGAGGCCGAGCACGCGATGCGGCACCGGCGGCTCGGGATCCTGCCCGTGGTCGACGCCCACGGCAACGCCCTGGGCGTCCTCGCCCTCTCCCACTGA
- a CDS encoding SCO5918 family protein, with product MRCVIARFPFELTKAGVLESLKGVKPEPVTGDSVIIGRRHYPAKQVGQVITRQDRRDFSSGEVLRAMAQLGFTCRTVSEAAETTETAAARIVDPLQRASAMLGAPMSI from the coding sequence GTGCGTTGTGTCATTGCCCGCTTTCCGTTCGAGCTCACCAAGGCCGGCGTGCTGGAATCGCTGAAGGGCGTCAAGCCCGAGCCGGTCACCGGCGACTCCGTGATCATCGGGCGCCGTCACTACCCCGCCAAGCAGGTCGGTCAGGTCATCACCCGCCAGGACCGCCGTGACTTCAGCAGCGGCGAAGTCCTCCGGGCCATGGCTCAGCTCGGCTTCACCTGCCGCACCGTCTCCGAGGCCGCGGAGACCACGGAGACGGCGGCCGCGAGGATCGTCGACCCGCTCCAGCGGGCTTCCGCGATGCTTGGCGCCCCCATGTCCATCTGA